One window of the Carassius auratus strain Wakin chromosome 20, ASM336829v1, whole genome shotgun sequence genome contains the following:
- the LOC113121041 gene encoding protein-tyrosine kinase 2-beta-like produces the protein MASDASTLSWKVPTQDWDGGIKSPDLGPVGDGVPVKIIKVCFSSSNNLSKNFKLVKCDSSWQIKTIIQSILISGRLGPNVQNPGCFGLRLKHLKSEELHWLHPDLTVGEVEQRYESHHAEAEWKYDLRIRYIPTDFMKRLKEDRTFLLYFYQQVRCDYMQHHASKVSDGMALQLGCLEIRRFYKDMNAKGLEKKSNFDLLEKDVGLDLFFPKGLIDSMKPKQLRKLIQQTFQQYALLKEDECMIKFFETYGEFSNFDEEIFPCELVQGWSLAVDLVIGPKGIRQRTKADSTAVRLAEFKQIRSIKYNTQSDGRTLLLIEIDGAKQPLSISVASLAIAENMADLIDGYCRLLNHTDSSLIVGPNKSKSPKGVQLRNSLPEIPSGKKTESFRYSNSDIYCEIPDEKPPPPAKVGLSRKDIILKRMLGEGFFGEVHEGVYQKKNGEKVSVAVKTCKECAPDVREKFMGEAVIMKNLDHPHIVRLIGVIEEDPVWIVMELCQHGELGKYLTKNQPSLTSVTLVLFSLQICKALVYLQGMNMVHRDIAVRNVLVATPESVKLGDFGLSRYIEEEEYYKASVTRLPIKWMAPESINFRRFTVASDVWMFAVCVWEIMSRGKQPFHWLDNRDVINQLEQGNRLPKPEQCPPALYSLMTRCWSYDPRERPTFTELACNISDVHQMEKELEVERERDKARSTRILEPKLTISEPPPKPSRVNTSRFGNTLGVGLHLQLNEALCASSPDLASPCDYQSPVDSTNILSVTTSPPRRRSLGEGEFSFRPTSKEDAQQLWQEEKERMQDTLMMQKEQMEEDTKWLKKEEKLLDPKVHEDTTIETPEPPISYAELRLPPSKPPRTTVQPTPTAELDRSEDSVYQCVMDVVKVVVQLKNDINTLPSTDYISPVKAVGLSLRNLINSVDDVLPTLHVSCKTEIEGTQKLLNKDLAELISKMRLAQQNAITSLKEECKKQMLAAAHTLAMDAKNLLDAVDQARVRSNLAKPRPEDPNSPTD, from the exons ATGGCGAGTGATGCAAGCACCCTTTCCTGGAAGGTACCCACCCAGGACTGGGATGGGGGCATCAAAAGCCCTGACCTGGGTCCTGTTGGAGATGGCGTTCCTGTAAAAATCATCAAAGTGTGCTTCAGCAGCAGCAACAATCTCAGCAAAAACTTCAAACTGGTCAAATGTGACAGCTCATGGCAGATCAAG ACAATCATCCAGTCTATTCTGATCAGTGGGCGTTTGGGCCCAAATGTGCAAAACCCAGGATGCTTTGGGCTGAGGCTCAAACACCTCAAATCTGAGGAGCTCCACTGGCTTCATCCAGACCTGACTGTAGGAGAGGTTGAGCAACGCTACGAGAGCCATCACGCCGAGGCCGAATGGAA aTATGATCTTAGGATTCGCTACATTCCCACTGATTTCATGAAGAGGTTAAAAGAGGACAGGACGTTCCTTTTGTATTTCTATCAACAG GTGCGTTGTGACTACATGCAGCATCATGCTAGCAAAGTTAGCGACGGCATGGCACTTCAGCTGGGCTGTTTGGAGATCAG GAGGTTTTATAAAGACATGAATGCCAAAGGTCTAGAGAAAAAGTCCAACTTTGACCTGCTAGA AAAAGATGTTGGTCTGGACCTGTTCTTTCCTAAGGGACTTATTGACAGTATGAAG CCCAAACAACTCAGGAAGCTCATCCAGCAAACATTTCAGCAATATGCATTACTTAAAGAGGACGAGTGTATGATCAAGTTCTTCGAGACCTATGGGGAATTCTCCAACTTTGACGAGGAAATATTTCCTTGTGAGCTAGTG CAAGGTTGGAGTTTAGCTGTGGATTTAGTCATTGGTCCCAAAGGCATTCGGCAGCGTACCAAAGCAGACTCCACT GCTGTTCGCCTTGCTGAATTTAAACAGATCCGGAGTATCAAGTATAACACACAGAGTGATGGCAGAACATTATTACTTATCGAAATTGACGGTGCCAAACAG CCCCTTTCCATCAGTGTGGCTTCTTTGGCCATTGCGGAGAACATGGCTGATCTGATCGATGGCTACTGTCGGTTGCTTAACCACACAGACTCATCTTTGATAGTTGGTCCAAATAAGAGCAAATCTCCTAAAG GTGTACAGTTGCGCAACTCTCTTCCTGAAATTCCCTCTGG GAAGAAGACAGAAAGCTTCAGATACAGCA ACTCTGATATATACTGTGAGATCCCAGATGAAAAGCCGCCACCACCTG CAAAGGTTGGACTTTCCAGAAAAGATATTATCCTGAAACGTATGCTGGGTGAAGGCTTCTTTGGGGAGGTTCATGAAGGAGTTTACCAGAAAAAG AATGGGGAGAAGGTTAGTGTTGCGGTGAAGACCTGTAAGGAATGTGCGCCTGATGTCAGAGAGAAGTTCATGGGTGAAGCTG TCATCATGAAGAACCTGGACCATCCACACATAGTGCGACTGATTGGGGTGATTGAGGAAGACCCTGTGTGGATTGTCATGGAGCTGTGTCAGCACGGGGAG ctGGGGAAGTACTTGACAAAAAATCAGCCGAGTTTGACCAGCGTAACTCTGGTACTCTTCAGCCTACAGATCTGCAAAGCTCTTGTTTACCTACAGGGAATGAACATGGTCCACAG AGACATAGCTGTACGAAATGTGCTTGTTGCCACACCTGAGTCGGTGAAGCTGGGTGACTTTGGCCTTTCCAGATACATAGAGGAAGAAGAATATTACAAAG CATCTGTGACTCGTTTACCGATCAAATGGATGGCTCCTGAATCTATTAACTTCAGACGCTTCACTGTAGCCAGTGATGTGTGGATGTTCG CTGTGTGCGTGTGGGAGATTATGAGCCGTGGTAAACAGCCGTTCCACTGGCTGGACAACCGTGATGTGATTAACCAGCTGGAACAGGGCAACAGGCTGCCCAAACCTGAGCAGTGCCCTCCTGCCCTGTACTCTCTCATGACCCGCTGCTGGAGCTACGACCCCCGCGAGAGACCCACCTTCACCGAGCTAGCCTGCAACATCAG TGATGTCCACCAAATGGAGAAGGAGTtagaggtggagagagagagagacaaagccCGTAGCACCCGGATCCTGGAGCCCAAGCTTACCATTAGTGAACCTCCACCAAAA CCTTCCAGAGTCAATACTAGCCGCTTCGGAAATACCCTTGGTGTCGGGCTACATCTTCAG CTTAATGAGGCATTATGTGCCAGTTCACCAGACCTGGCCAGCCCGTGTGATTACCAGTCACCTGTGGACTCAACTAACATCCTCTCCGTGACCACATCCCCACCCCGTCGCCGCAGTCTTGGG GAGGGTGAGTTTAGTTTCAGGCCGACCAGTAAGGAAGATGCTCAGCAGCTGTGGCAGGAAGAGAAGGAGCGTATGCAGGATACTTTGATGATGCAGAAAGAACAGATGGAGGAGGACACAAAATGGTTAAAGAAGGAGGAGAAGCTTCTG GACCCAAAGGTTCATGAAGACACAACTATTgag acACCTGAACCGCCAATTAGTTATG CTGAGCTCCGTCTACCTCCTTCAAAACCACCCAGAACTACAGTGCAG CCTACACCTACAGCCGAGCTGGACCGCTCAGAGGACAGTGTGTACCAATGTGTCATGGATGTAGTGAAAGTGGTAGTGCAGCTGAAAAACGACATCAACACACTGCCGTCTACTGATTACATTTCTCCAGTCAAG GCTGTTGGACTGTCGTTAAGAAATCTGATCAACAGCGTGGATGATGTACTACCAACTCTGCACGTTTCCTGTAAAACAGAG ATCGAAGGCACTCAGAAGTTGTTGAATAAGGACTTGGCTGAGCTCATCAGTAAGATGCGTCTGGCCCAGCAGAATGCCATCACCTCTCTGAAGGAAGAGTGCAAGAAACAGATGCTGGCAGCGGCCCACACTTTGGCCATGGATGCCAAGAACCTGTTAGATGCTGTAGACCAGGCCCGAGTGCGCTCAAACTTGGCCAAACCCAGACCTGAGGACCCAAATTCACCGACAGACTAG